The following proteins are encoded in a genomic region of Natrinema sp. HArc-T2:
- a CDS encoding HalOD1 output domain-containing protein, producing MQTTHSITLTVVEEIANREEIPPEELRPPLHGVIDTDALDSLFQSVTGEKVPTTVEFTYKDYIVSIDETGDVDVTVQTSVTDADKTVV from the coding sequence GTGCAAACCACTCACTCAATTACCCTCACGGTTGTCGAGGAAATCGCTAACCGCGAAGAGATCCCACCGGAAGAGCTCCGACCACCGCTTCACGGCGTTATTGATACGGATGCACTCGACTCACTATTTCAGTCCGTTACTGGAGAGAAAGTCCCTACCACGGTCGAATTCACGTACAAAGATTACATCGTCTCGATCGACGAAACCGGCGACGTGGACGTGACCGTCCAGACGTCAGTCACAGATGCCGACAAAACTGTAGTGTGA
- a CDS encoding RNA-guided pseudouridylation complex pseudouridine synthase subunit Cbf5, protein MSLRGPPEERSPAELLTFGVVNLDKPPGPSSHQVSGWLRDAVDETLADRGADVTIDRAAHAGTLDPKVTGCLPIMLGDATRLAPVFLEGAKEYVAVLECHAPVPADAESVVAEFEGPIYQKPPRKSAVSRRLRVREIYDLEVLEAEERRLLLRIRCESGTYVRKLCHDLGLALGTGAHMGHLRRTLTEPFDDQTLHNAHDFLDALAFWLEDDDPDPLYEVVDPAERILEGIPSVVIAESAAREVANGAPVYAPGVIEADDDIEHGSLVACYTPNGAAVCLGELVGSPDADSGLVVDLERVLV, encoded by the coding sequence ATGTCGCTTCGTGGTCCACCCGAGGAACGGTCCCCTGCCGAGCTGCTCACCTTCGGCGTCGTCAACCTCGACAAGCCGCCAGGGCCGTCCTCACACCAGGTCAGCGGCTGGCTGCGCGACGCCGTCGACGAGACGCTCGCCGACCGCGGTGCCGACGTCACCATCGACCGCGCCGCCCACGCGGGGACGCTCGATCCCAAGGTGACCGGGTGTCTCCCGATCATGCTCGGCGATGCGACCCGTCTCGCGCCGGTCTTCCTCGAGGGGGCCAAGGAGTACGTCGCCGTCCTCGAGTGTCACGCGCCGGTGCCGGCTGACGCCGAATCGGTCGTCGCCGAGTTCGAGGGGCCGATCTACCAGAAGCCCCCGCGCAAGAGTGCCGTGTCCCGTCGCCTGCGTGTGCGCGAGATTTACGATCTCGAAGTCCTCGAGGCCGAAGAGCGGCGCCTCCTCTTGCGGATCCGCTGTGAGAGCGGGACCTACGTCCGCAAGCTCTGTCACGATCTGGGGCTGGCACTTGGAACCGGCGCTCACATGGGCCACCTCCGCCGGACGCTGACGGAGCCGTTCGACGACCAGACGCTCCACAACGCTCACGACTTCCTCGATGCGCTGGCGTTCTGGCTCGAGGACGACGACCCCGACCCCCTGTACGAGGTCGTCGACCCCGCCGAACGGATCCTCGAGGGGATCCCCAGCGTCGTGATCGCCGAAAGCGCGGCCCGCGAGGTGGCAAACGGTGCGCCGGTCTACGCGCCGGGCGTCATCGAGGCCGACGACGACATCGAGCATGGATCGCTCGTGGCCTGCTATACGCCAAACGGTGCGGCAGTGTGTCTCGGCGAGTTGGTCGGCTCGCCGGACGCTGATAGCGGCCTCGTCGTCGACCTCGAGCGCGTGCTGGTCTGA